The genomic interval TATAACAGGTAAAGTGCTTAAAACTGTTTGTATATTATCCTGTCTGATGGAACGATGCAGAATATTGAGGTTTACCTTGTTCTTCAGTCTCAGCACATCCTGTTGAAAAGGTGAGCACATGCTGTACTGTCGTCTCCACAGCAGAGTTCACTGATCCTATCATCGGTTTCAGGATGCAAAAACAAAGTCTTCCATGTGTGAAGGCCATCATGTAAGAATCACAGTTCCTCTCTAAAGAAAACATGTCATGATTAGAGATCAGCAGCATCTGATGTTAGATTtctgttttcaatgttttcatTCTCTTTGACAGCTTTCAGACTGAACGAGGAGAGTTCTGCATTGATTGGACACGACCATGGGTGCAGAAGAAAGTTAAGGAGTTTATGTAAGTTAAACCGAACAAGTGTGGTGAAACATAGCAGAATTTGTAACAACATAAACTTATAAAGTGTTATGTATATAGTATTcttgtattttcatttattattttttttacagcagaGCTCAAAGAAACAAACACCTGACTTCCGCGCCACCACCAGCATCATCTATCAGTGAGCACACTCGTGTGGGAGGATCTACCCAATCAACTCATGCTCATGAATCATAAACATCTGAAAATAAACTCATAATGAGAACACATCTTGAAGTAGTTAATGTGTTTagaaactatttttaaaatgtaagttatttcgctgttgtattttgaaaatatctaaaacGAAGTTTGGTAAattatgtgtatttatatttaaactgaatatttaaatatatgttgtCATACATGTAAAGAAATTTGGCAGTGACAAGTCAGTTCTTAATTTATTCAATTTGAATAAAGAAACTGAGGTATAGTGAAACTGTTTTagaacaaatgtatttaaataaaatattagaatatattatatttcacattgaaatatatttcactCAATGTACTGGAAATGGACTTGTGTCATTAACTCCTGTGTGAAGAAGGGTGACGCAAGTCTGAGTGAAACTGATTTGAATGAGAACAAACCTGAACATTTTTGTCAGTTGAATGTGTAAATGAACGAGTGCGATCTGAAACTACAAATAAACAATGATCAGCAACTTCTGGTTTTGCATGTGGTTGATGTTTCTGAATGTGTGCAAGAGGTCCTCTGTCAGGAATGAAGACATCTTTTCTCTTCAGCATCTTTATTCTTTCCTTCGCAGTTGGTTGATGACTATGCATGTGTCCTTCCTTGTGCTACTTAATGATTATTAACATAATCAAATGTTAATTTGCATGAGTAAGTTGGTACATTATATGAACTTGGGTGTTGACagtgaaaattcatttttgatttttcttGTCATTACGGTCAGTAAAaacctaaaaacaaaatatgaccTTAACataataatgtacattatatatcaaaagATCAGTTGAGTTTCATTCAGACTAacagattttgttttatttgttatatgaAGGTCAAATTAAAACACTAACTGAACATGCAGCACACGATATTACAATATCAAAGTCAATGATACTGTTTCTTCATATGCTGATTATGAGAAACCTTAAGAAGAACCCTAAATTTACAGAATATCACACTGCTGTGATCATGAATTCAACTGGTTTGTCACGTGGGTTTTGCAGGCCAATCTTACTGGTTAGAGATGCAAAGGAAGTCAATGTCCTGTCTTGAAAAATACCATATAAAAGGACCTGAGTCTAGATAGCACCTTCAAAACAGAATCTAGCCTGCAGacattttcttcttttgtttttctgaatatTTTACGCAAACATCATGCACCTCTGCTGGAAATTTGCTCTAAGGATACTTCTTGTGTGTATTACTGCAATTTCATACATTTGACTTGATTTGTTAGCTGCAAGTCAAATGTAAGTTTTGGAATTTTTTTATCATTggatttgtatttttataaagtgCTTTTGTACTGATTATTAtgaatctattttttttattatttacatttatactaATTGCATTTAAGATTTTGCATTTAAGATCCATTTAATTCACACCAACAAGCTTTCATAATCCAAAGGCAGAGtctatccaaaaatgaaaattctgtcatcgtctACTTAGTCTCATGTTGTTGAccttcttctgtggaagtcaaAAGAAGCTATTTTTAAGAAAGTTGAAGCTAAACAGTTTCCATTTCTATTGACCTccattgtatagacaaaaaatacaatggaagtcaatgggaaacGAAACTAgttgattattttcattttcattttatttcaatggtaCTGTAAATCTGTCCTGCAGATTCTACACAGAGAAGGTACTGGTATCAAGTACTGCTCTGATCCAAAAGCGCATTGAATTCAACATAGACTGGAAGGTACAACCCTAATATTAATATAAGATCTTAATACGATGCTTAtgtattgattaaaaaaaaaaaaaaaaaaactcataacATGATCATCTTTCCTCCAGGTCTGAAGAAGATTGAGGACTGAGCCAATGGAGGCATAGAAGATGCTGCAAATCTATCTATGTTTCACTCTATTAAAAGAGAAACAGTTTGATAACAGTTTGGACtgtatttaatcatatttaagCTGACtcattaaagaaatagttcacctaaaaaggaaaattctgtcattatttactcaccctcatgtcattatgAATCAGTATtactttctctcttctgtggGATAAGCTACTGTAATGATACTTTTGAGGTATAATGAGTCCTTTTTGAGGTTGAAAGATTCAAACCCCACTGACTGTATCTGAATGGAGAAAAAGAGCTCAGCATACTGATATTTTGTCAATTATAACAGAATTTTcgttttggggtgaaatattgCTCTACCTACTGAATATATTGTGTTACAGTAAAACAATGTGCGCCATCTAGAGGACAACAGCAACTAATGCACAGAGTAGGTCATGAAATTTATCAGCCGAATGAAGTGTCAGCCCGAGTTTACTTGGCtagcaactaaaaaaaaaaaaaaaaacatgttgtggGATTcataaacagacaaaaacagaaataaacatgaagCAAGTAACAACTGAACACACATCCCCAAACAAGACGTTAAAAACAAAAGGGGTAATGTATTCGGAAGttgtattatattaatgtaattatgGGCTACAAGCATCTTTAAAAGACACTAACATGAcagtttcttaaaaaaaaacatggttctAAAACACGCTGTACTGAAGTCTCCACAGCAGAGTTGACTGATCCTATCACCGGTTTCAGAATGCAATATGAAAGTCTTCCATGTGTGAAGGCCATCATGTAAGAATCACAGTTCCTCTCTAAAGAAAACATCATGATTAGAGATCAACAGCATCTGATGTTAGATTTCTGTTTTCAATTCTTCATCGCTTGCAAACAATAAGGCGATTCTGCAGGTTGTTTCAGTTGATTTTAGATAAATATTCACTTTATCTATAGATCTCTTTGTTGCCTTTTTTCAGTTAACAGTTACTGTTTTACAGATTGACACATTGCTTTAAATGATTCAGTGCCTGAGCGAGTTGCCCGAATGATTCAGACTCGTGAACCGGTTCGGACCGGGTCGCTAACCGACTTAAAAGCTTGATTCATTTACGAATCGGGTATCGCCAGTTCTGATTTGTTGTGATATCTAAACAGAAAATAGAGGAGAAAGGATATGATTACTGAAATAATGTGAGAGGGAAATGATTCTATCATTGGCAGTGTATGCAGACAGACAAGGATTTATCAGTCAAGTTTTACTGTTCTCGGTTTTATAAACGGCGCTTCCCCAGAAGATGGGACACTTGATCGACTACAAGGACATCAGCATGCTGACAATACACCACTTCCCTACATGACTATGGTTAGAAAATCTGGAGAGCAATTAATGAAGTTCACCACCAGGTGGAAGAAATGGGTAACCAAAGATGTCTAATATCCCTGCAGTGCAGAGCTCTTAACAGTCTCATTCGTCTCAATAGCAGGTAGCAGATAGCTTCAGGTATCTAGTCATTTGATGCAGTATCCAGGAGGGTGGACAATGATGATGTCATAGTTCAAATCTGAGTAAGAAATaacaaaatttaattaaaaaggcAAACTAATTACATATAAGTCTGATCACAAAAATCATATCAAGAAATATAAGTGTAAAGTTGTGAACCAAGTAAGTATGCAGGTTGTGGAAGTAAACagatttcaaagtaaaataaacgCATAAATCAAATACTGaggtatttttatgtttaatataacTCAACTTGTTAACTGGTCTTCTTATAGAAGTTTGAAAATCAGAGTAGGAAAAGTAGGCCCCTTGGGCAGAAACATAATTTCACTGAGGAAATAGAGCTTTTTTCAATCTTAAGTCAAGAATTAAGATTTAAAGGTAAGGTAGGTTATTTTTGGAGAGGCTagcgagctagctttgaaagcataagatcccaccctcctcAGAGCGTCTCTAAaaccacgcctcctccaaaactcATGAATGCGTACAGCAAGGAGcaaacaaaagcacaacaagacagcgttaaactacctcatgtctaaaaaaacacataacattacaataataatgaacataaacaacttaaataGCACTGACATGTATCACCTGACCGCTGCAGATTCAGTTTAGCATTGACATTGAAACGCAAATTCGAGTCATGTATAACATCACAGCTTTCCAGTTtcctgatgacgtgtgatgtctgcgcAAGCAAGGTGCGTGAGGTATGAAAATACATACGTTGACAGGAAGGTGGGACATCTGATCGTAGCCCTCGGACAGAGGAATATGAtttggacaaacatttttatggtcctatgccttccacagacaatataaatacatatgaaTACATTCAGACCACTTAACTTAGTGATTGCTATCGGGatgtgaagagactttcaaccagcataacaaaaaatgtttttgaaccaAATCATCTACCCTGCCTTTAAGAAGTTATTATCCGTGTGGCCTTCTAGGCACCTTTTCAACACCCATAACCATTTACAGGTATATAGCTGGACTatcaaacaattaaattaatatcTAAATGCACTGTAGGCCAATACAGAATTATAAGGACAAAGGTGGATGCTGGTATAATAAAAACcataaataacactttattttttctttgttacaTGTCAATATACATGAATAAATACTGATAATTTTACTTCAAACATGACATATTAAAAGGGCATAATGAAATACACATGGGCAAGGCAAATGGTAAACCCTATAAATGTTAGAAACCCAATACTTCACACATAAACAAGTAGT from Ctenopharyngodon idella isolate HZGC_01 chromosome 23, HZGC01, whole genome shotgun sequence carries:
- the LOC127506443 gene encoding uncharacterized protein LOC127506443 isoform X2, producing the protein METQRILMRSLAVVFIASVIWTITVSAHPVEKVSTCCTVVSTAEFTDPIIGFRMQKQSLPCVKAIIFQTERGEFCIDWTRPWVQKKVKEFIRAQRNKRLISTPPPASSVSEHTRVRGSTQSTESS
- the LOC127506443 gene encoding uncharacterized protein LOC127506443 isoform X3, coding for METQRILMRSLAVVFIASVIWTITVSAHPVEKVSTCCTVVSTAEFTDPIIGFRMQKQSLPCVKAIIFQTERGEFCIDWTRPWVQKKVKEFIRAQRNKHLTSAPPPASSISEHTRVGGSTQSTHAHES
- the LOC127506443 gene encoding uncharacterized protein LOC127506443 isoform X1; translation: METQRIFMRSLAFVFIASVIWTITVSAHPVEKVSTCCTVVSTAEFTDPIIGFRMQKQSLPCVKAIIFQTERGEFCIDWTRPWVQKKVKEFIRAQRNKHLTSAPPPASSISEHTRVGGSTQSTHAHES